The following are from one region of the Actinomycetota bacterium genome:
- a CDS encoding LLM class flavin-dependent oxidoreductase, whose translation MRFDLRVPDISPATPAEQYAACLEMSTWADGHDFTSVVLSEHHGVDDGYLPAPLAMAGAVLGRTRTTMVNISALLIPLHDPVRMAEEIAVLDLAGNGRLSLVAGLGYREEEFEMAGVDRKRRGKTLEEHIDVMRRAWTGEPFEWRGRTIRVTPRPVTQPHPLILIGGSTEIAARRAARMQLPFMPAIGDPALADLYRAECERLGFTGGWVLLPKGPGFVHVTDDPEKAWARIAPHALYDAQTYHSWQTPGQRSQVEVAGDTLDELKASGVYRVVTPDECVALARETGSLLFHPLMGGIPAALGWESLELFASQVLPRLA comes from the coding sequence ATGCGCTTCGACCTGCGCGTTCCCGATATCTCGCCGGCCACGCCCGCCGAGCAGTACGCGGCCTGTCTCGAGATGTCGACGTGGGCCGACGGGCACGACTTCACCTCGGTCGTGCTCTCCGAGCACCACGGCGTCGACGACGGCTACCTCCCCGCGCCGCTGGCCATGGCGGGCGCGGTCCTCGGGCGCACGCGCACGACGATGGTCAACATCTCGGCCCTGCTGATCCCCCTCCACGACCCGGTGCGGATGGCCGAGGAGATCGCGGTGCTCGACCTCGCCGGCAACGGCCGTCTCTCACTCGTCGCCGGCCTCGGCTACCGCGAGGAGGAGTTCGAGATGGCCGGTGTCGACCGGAAGCGACGCGGGAAGACGCTCGAGGAGCACATCGACGTGATGCGCCGGGCCTGGACCGGCGAGCCGTTCGAGTGGCGAGGTCGCACCATCCGGGTCACGCCCAGGCCCGTGACCCAGCCGCATCCGCTGATCCTCATCGGCGGGTCCACCGAGATCGCGGCCCGCCGCGCGGCGCGCATGCAGCTGCCCTTCATGCCCGCCATCGGCGACCCCGCCCTCGCCGACCTCTACCGCGCCGAGTGCGAGCGGCTGGGCTTCACCGGCGGGTGGGTGCTCCTGCCGAAGGGCCCCGGCTTCGTGCACGTCACCGACGACCCCGAGAAGGCGTGGGCCCGGATCGCGCCGCACGCGCTCTACGACGCGCAGACGTACCACAGCTGGCAGACACCTGGGCAGCGCTCCCAGGTGGAGGTGGCCGGCGACACGCTCGACGAGCTCAAGGCGAGCGGTGTGTACCGGGTGGTGACACCCGACGAGTGCGTTGCCCTCGCCCGGGAGACGGGCTCGCTCCTGTTCCATCCGCTGATGGGCGGCATCCCGGCCGCGCTCGGCTGGGAGAGCCTCGAGCTGTTCGCCTCGCAGGTGCTCCCCCGCCTGGCCTAG
- a CDS encoding alpha/beta hydrolase: protein MDAMDQAFPRVETMTGAEARAHVARMVASLATDPEPVARVENRSVPGPDGPVPVRFYWPEDPAPAPLPALVYFHGGGWVICDLDTHDATCRAITNGAGCVVVSVDYRLAPEHKFPAAAEDAYAATLWVAANASDIGVDATRIAVGGDSAGGNLTAAVALMARDRAAPEIVFQLMLYPVTDVTSLDTASYRENGVGFFLTTASMDWYRPQYLSDLSEASHPYASPLRAADLTGLPPALVITAEHDPLRDEGEAYAARLRDAGVPATVTRYDGVFHGFFALGILLDAAKQAHEESYAALREAFTL, encoded by the coding sequence ATGGACGCCATGGACCAGGCGTTCCCCCGAGTCGAGACGATGACCGGCGCGGAAGCGCGCGCCCACGTGGCGCGGATGGTCGCGTCCTTGGCCACCGACCCGGAGCCGGTGGCCCGGGTCGAGAACCGCTCCGTGCCGGGTCCCGACGGCCCGGTTCCCGTCCGCTTCTACTGGCCCGAGGACCCGGCGCCGGCGCCGCTCCCCGCGCTCGTCTACTTCCACGGCGGTGGATGGGTCATCTGCGACCTCGACACCCATGACGCGACCTGTCGCGCCATCACCAACGGCGCGGGATGCGTCGTGGTGTCGGTCGACTACCGGTTGGCGCCCGAGCACAAGTTCCCGGCCGCCGCCGAGGACGCCTACGCCGCGACCCTGTGGGTGGCCGCCAACGCGAGCGACATCGGTGTCGACGCCACCCGGATCGCGGTAGGAGGCGACAGCGCGGGCGGCAACCTCACCGCCGCGGTCGCGCTGATGGCGCGCGACCGCGCCGCCCCCGAGATCGTGTTCCAGCTCATGCTGTACCCGGTCACCGACGTCACCTCGCTCGACACGGCGTCGTACCGCGAGAACGGTGTGGGTTTCTTCCTCACCACCGCCTCGATGGACTGGTACCGGCCTCAGTACCTGAGCGACCTGTCCGAGGCTTCGCACCCCTACGCGTCGCCACTCCGGGCCGCCGATCTCACCGGGTTGCCGCCCGCGCTCGTCATCACCGCGGAGCACGACCCGCTCCGCGACGAGGGCGAGGCCTACGCGGCGCGACTGCGGGACGCCGGCGTGCCCGCGACGGTCACGCGCTACGACGGCGTCTTCCACGGCTTCTTCGCGCTGGGAATTCTGCTCGACGCGGCCAAGCAGGCGCACGAGGAGTCCTACGCCGCGCTGCGGGAGGCGTTCACCCTCTGA
- a CDS encoding amidohydrolase codes for MRDFPKIISVDDHVVEPPTVWTDRLASKHHGVAPRIVRAPVKEMTFIGGKFTPVVGERGDGPDVDWWFYEDLRRPLIRLDASVGHDRDEVRLEGTTYEWMRPGAHQVKPRLDDMDANWTEASLCFPTFPRFCGQTFLEADDKELALLCVRAYNDWMVDEWCGESGGRLIPLCLIPLWDASLAAAEVRRNAARGVHAVCFSEIPPFLGLPSVHDADNFWHPFFAACEETETASTSADAPPAVGSTLTFANACYSLVDWLMCGAFTHFPNLEIAYSEGQIGWIPYILERADVVWEENRGWGGVADKVPVAPSELFRDHVYGCFFNDAHGLKSLDAIGVGNVTYESDYPHSDSTWPHTRQIAEEQMKGLDDDVIEKIVRGNAIRMLRLDL; via the coding sequence GTGCGGGACTTCCCGAAGATCATCTCGGTCGACGACCACGTGGTCGAGCCACCCACGGTGTGGACCGACCGGCTCGCGTCGAAGCATCACGGCGTCGCCCCGCGCATCGTGCGCGCGCCCGTCAAGGAGATGACGTTCATCGGCGGCAAGTTCACACCGGTGGTGGGCGAGCGCGGCGACGGGCCCGACGTCGACTGGTGGTTCTACGAAGACCTGCGTCGCCCGCTGATCCGCCTCGACGCATCGGTGGGCCACGACCGCGACGAGGTGCGCCTCGAGGGTACGACGTACGAATGGATGCGCCCCGGCGCGCACCAGGTCAAGCCCCGCCTCGACGACATGGACGCGAACTGGACCGAGGCGTCGCTGTGCTTCCCCACCTTCCCCCGCTTCTGCGGCCAGACGTTCCTGGAGGCGGACGACAAGGAGCTGGCCCTGCTCTGCGTGCGCGCCTACAACGACTGGATGGTCGACGAATGGTGCGGCGAGTCGGGGGGCCGGCTGATCCCGCTCTGCCTCATCCCCTTGTGGGACGCGTCGCTGGCGGCCGCCGAGGTGCGGCGCAACGCGGCGCGCGGCGTGCACGCGGTGTGCTTCAGCGAGATCCCGCCGTTCCTCGGGCTGCCGTCGGTGCACGACGCCGACAACTTCTGGCACCCGTTCTTCGCGGCCTGCGAGGAGACCGAGACGGCGTCCACCTCGGCCGACGCGCCGCCCGCGGTCGGCTCGACGCTCACGTTCGCCAACGCCTGCTACTCGCTCGTCGACTGGCTCATGTGCGGCGCCTTCACCCACTTCCCCAACCTCGAGATCGCGTACTCCGAGGGTCAGATCGGCTGGATCCCCTACATCCTCGAGCGGGCCGACGTGGTGTGGGAGGAGAACCGGGGCTGGGGCGGGGTGGCCGACAAGGTGCCGGTGGCGCCCAGCGAGCTGTTCCGCGACCACGTCTACGGCTGCTTCTTCAACGACGCCCACGGCCTCAAGAGCCTCGACGCGATCGGCGTCGGCAACGTGACCTACGAGAGCGACTACCCGCACTCCGACTCGACGTGGCCGCACACCCGCCAGATCGCGGAGGAGCAGATGAAGGGCCTCGACGACGACGTCATCGAGAAGATCGTGCGCGGCAACGCCATCCGCATGCTCCGCCTCGACCTCTGA